In the Bordetella genomosp. 10 genome, one interval contains:
- a CDS encoding GMC family oxidoreductase, whose translation MPAQPSEEFDYVVVGSGAAGAIVASRLSEDPAVTVCLLEAGGRNTSPWLHIPAGFIKVVRNPAWTWQFSAEPGAWTAQRAIALPQGRTLGGTTSINGMIYNRGQADDFLAWSSLGVRGWSYEDVLPYFKRSERWLGADDSAFHGREGSIAVSRSPWRSDLCDAFIEAAGEEGIPRNDDYNGATQAGAGYFQRTIDGRWRSAVATTYLKRARGRPNLSILTRAHAQSLLFGLADQPRRATGVAYLRGGRPLQVRARREVIVSCGALNTPGLLELSGIGDPARLAAAGIAARHALPGVGENLADHYGVRVVARVKNARTINEMARGAGLLREIGRWLLDRPNVLAVSPSIVHWFAMSAHADGRPDLQGVFTPASYKDGAIGVLDDFPGMTAGVWPHRPRSRGSVHVESPDPMQAPRIRPNYLSDELDRRVLLDGIRKARAVLRAPAMRRYFVEETMPGEAGGSDEALLDFAARYGASAQHLVGTARVGAPADAAAVVDERLRLIGLEGVRIADASVIPGTPSANTCAAAMMVGERAADMIREDGRR comes from the coding sequence ATGCCTGCCCAGCCTTCTGAAGAATTCGACTATGTCGTCGTCGGCTCCGGCGCCGCGGGCGCCATCGTCGCGAGCCGGCTCAGCGAGGATCCCGCCGTCACCGTGTGCCTGCTGGAAGCGGGCGGCCGCAACACGTCGCCGTGGCTGCACATTCCGGCGGGCTTCATCAAGGTCGTCAGGAATCCGGCCTGGACCTGGCAATTCTCCGCCGAGCCCGGCGCCTGGACGGCGCAGCGGGCCATCGCCTTGCCCCAGGGACGGACGCTGGGCGGGACGACTTCGATCAACGGCATGATCTACAACCGGGGCCAGGCCGACGATTTCCTGGCGTGGTCATCCCTGGGCGTGCGCGGCTGGTCCTACGAGGATGTGCTGCCCTATTTCAAGCGATCCGAACGCTGGCTGGGCGCCGACGACAGCGCGTTCCACGGGCGCGAGGGCAGCATCGCCGTTTCGCGTTCGCCGTGGCGCTCCGACCTCTGCGACGCCTTCATCGAGGCCGCGGGGGAAGAGGGCATCCCGCGCAACGACGACTACAACGGCGCGACCCAGGCGGGCGCCGGCTACTTCCAGCGCACCATCGACGGACGCTGGCGCTCAGCGGTCGCCACGACCTACCTGAAGCGCGCCCGCGGACGGCCGAACCTGTCCATCCTCACGCGGGCGCATGCCCAGTCCTTGCTGTTCGGCCTGGCGGACCAGCCCAGGCGGGCGACCGGCGTGGCCTATCTGCGCGGCGGCCGCCCCCTCCAGGTGCGCGCTCGCCGTGAAGTGATCGTCAGTTGCGGGGCCTTGAACACGCCGGGCCTGCTGGAGCTGTCCGGCATCGGCGATCCGGCTCGCCTGGCCGCCGCCGGCATCGCCGCGCGCCACGCCTTGCCCGGCGTCGGCGAAAACCTGGCCGACCATTACGGGGTCCGGGTGGTGGCGCGCGTGAAGAACGCCCGCACCATCAATGAAATGGCGCGCGGCGCCGGCCTGTTACGCGAGATCGGGCGCTGGCTGCTCGACCGGCCCAACGTGCTGGCGGTCAGCCCCTCCATCGTGCACTGGTTCGCCATGTCGGCCCACGCCGACGGCAGGCCGGACCTGCAAGGCGTGTTCACGCCGGCCAGCTACAAGGACGGCGCCATCGGCGTGCTGGACGACTTCCCGGGCATGACCGCCGGGGTGTGGCCGCACCGGCCGCGAAGCCGCGGCTCGGTGCACGTGGAATCGCCGGACCCGATGCAAGCGCCGCGCATCCGGCCCAACTACCTGTCGGACGAACTCGACCGCCGGGTGCTGCTCGACGGCATCCGCAAGGCGCGCGCGGTGTTGCGCGCGCCGGCCATGCGCCGGTACTTCGTCGAGGAGACCATGCCGGGCGAGGCCGGCGGCAGCGACGAAGCCCTGCTGGATTTCGCCGCGCGCTACGGCGCATCGGCCCAGCACCTGGTCGGCACCGCGCGGGTCGGCGCGCCGGCCGATGCCGCGGCGGTGGTGGACGAGCGCCTGCGCCTCATCGGGCTGGAGGGCGTGCGCATCGCGGACGCGTCCGTCATTCCCGGGACGCCGTCGGCCAACACCTGCGCCGCCGCGATGATGGTCGGCGAGCGGGCGGCGGATATGATTCGCGAGGATGGACGCCGTTGA